Proteins encoded within one genomic window of Apis mellifera strain DH4 linkage group LG1, Amel_HAv3.1, whole genome shotgun sequence:
- the LOC102656747 gene encoding uncharacterized protein LOC102656747 isoform X2 has protein sequence MAGATQLVVTGAFARASLSLAAYQLRATRKTTGKDVLSSSIKKPERKSAVVTRRRLRWRWRSFEPSNLIALSGINETRSRNTRREDYTLPFHFRFHARSSNSPEWRYLGSISVPRLLDATI, from the exons ATGGCTGGCGCCACTCAGCTGGTTGTTACCGGTGCCTTCGCACGAGCCTCGCTATCTCTGGCTGCCTATCAGCTGCGAGCAACTAGGAAAACGACCGGAAAGGACGTCTTGTCGAGCTCTATAAAAAAACCAGAGAGAAAAAGTGCCGTGGTTACGCGACGGCGTCTACGATGGCGTTGGCGTTCCTTCGAGCCTTCCAACCTGATCGCCTTGTCGGGTATAAATGAAACACGTAGTCGAAACACGCGCCGAGAAGATTACACGCTTCCGTTTCACTTCAGATTCCATGCCCGATCGAGTAATTCCCCGGAGTGGAGATATTTag GATCTATCTCTGTTCCACGATTGCTGGATGCAACGATCTGA
- the LOC102656747 gene encoding uncharacterized protein LOC102656747 isoform X1, producing the protein MAGATQLVVTGAFARASLSLAAYQLRATRKTTGKDVLSSSIKKPERKSAVVTRRRLRWRWRSFEPSNLIALSGINETRSRNTRREDYTLPFHFRFHARSSNSPEWRYLGIYVYTRRANVLSYNGKGQGSLKRSISVPRLLDATI; encoded by the exons ATGGCTGGCGCCACTCAGCTGGTTGTTACCGGTGCCTTCGCACGAGCCTCGCTATCTCTGGCTGCCTATCAGCTGCGAGCAACTAGGAAAACGACCGGAAAGGACGTCTTGTCGAGCTCTATAAAAAAACCAGAGAGAAAAAGTGCCGTGGTTACGCGACGGCGTCTACGATGGCGTTGGCGTTCCTTCGAGCCTTCCAACCTGATCGCCTTGTCGGGTATAAATGAAACACGTAGTCGAAACACGCGCCGAGAAGATTACACGCTTCCGTTTCACTTCAGATTCCATGCCCGATCGAGTAATTCCCCGGAGTGGAGATATTTaggtatatacgtgtatacgcGACGCGCAAACGTTCTGTCGTATAACGGAAAAGGTCAAGGTTCATTGAAAA GATCTATCTCTGTTCCACGATTGCTGGATGCAACGATCTGA